In Sphaeramia orbicularis chromosome 12, fSphaOr1.1, whole genome shotgun sequence, the following proteins share a genomic window:
- the slc5a1 gene encoding sodium/glucose cotransporter 1, with the protein MSYDYFGFSYVRSNAKDSRSTAALNNPADISVIVIYFVVVLAVGIWAMVRTNRATVGGFFLAGRSMVWWPIGASLFASNIGSGHFVGIAGTAAAAGIAIGGFEWNALIVVVILGWLFVPIYIKAGVVTMPEYLKKRFGGQRIRIYLSVLSLFLYVFTKISADMFSGAIFINQALGLNIYVAVIALLLITALYTVTGGLAAVIYTDTLQTIIMIVGSFILMGFAFHEVGGYENFQELYMKAIPSITGNASASCYEPRADSFHIFRDAITGDLPWPGLVFGLTIQATWYWCTDQVIVQRCLSAKNLSHVKGGCILCGYLKLLPMFLMVFPGMISRILYADVVACVDPAECDYYCGASVGCTNIAYPKLVVDLMPNGLRGLMLSVMLASLMSSLTSIFNSASTLFTMDIYTKIRRSASERELMIAGRVFILVLIGVSIAWIPVVQSAQSGQLFDYIQSITSYLTPPVAAVFMLAIFCKRVNESGAFYGLMIGLAIGLSRMIAEFAFGTGSCVAPSNCPTIICGVHYLYFSIILFVISCIVIIGISLMTKPIDDKHLYRLCWSLRNSEEKRFDLEDDDWNENRESSEMEIDESGEEPGLCKKALMCFCGLEQKNNAPQLSAEEQAELQRKLTDTTETPLWRNVVNANAIILLCVAVFFHGFYG; encoded by the exons ATGTCTTATGATTACTTTGGATTCTCCTATGTAAGGAGCAATGCAAAAGACAGCAGATCTACTGCGGCCCTCAACAATCCAGCAGATATATCTGTCATTGTGATCTATTTTGTGGTGGTCTTGGCTGTTGGAATATGG GCTATGGTTCGCACCAACAGAGCCACAGTTGGTGGCTTCTTTCTTGCAGGGAGGAGTATGGTCTGGTGGCCG ATCGGAGCGTCACTCTTTGCCAGCAACATTGGTAGTGGCCACTTTGTAGGAATCGCTGGTACAGCTGCAGCAGCTGGAATAGCTATTGGTGGATTCGAGTGGAAT gctCTTATTGTGGTTGTCATTCTAGGATGGCTCTTTGTACCCATCTACATAAAAGCTGGG GTGGTCACTATGCCCGAGTACCTGAAGAAAAGATTTGGAGGGCAGCGTATTCGCATCTACCTCTCTGTGCTCTCACTCTTCCTGTATGTTTTCACCAAGATCTCA GCAGATATGTTTTCTGGTGCCATATTTATCAACCAGGCACTTGGGCTGAATATCTACGTCGCTGTTATTGCACTGCTGTTGATAACTGCACTGTACACCGTCACAG GTGGATTAGCTGCAGTGATCTACACAGACACCTTACAGACCATCATCATGATTGTTGGATCATTCATCCTTATGGGCTTTG CTTTCCATGAGGTGGGAGGCTACGAAAACTTCCAGGAACTCTACATGAAAGCCATCCCCTCCATCACGGGTAACGCCAGCGCGAGCTGCTACGAGCCTCGAGCTGATTCCTTCCATATTTTCCGGGATGCGATTACAGGAGACCTGCCATGGCCTGGTTTGGTGTTTGGACTCACCATTCAGGCCACGTGGTACTGGTGCACTGATCAG GTCATTGTGCAGCGCTGCCTCTCTGCTAAGAATTTATCTCACGTTAAAGGTGGTTGTATCTTGTGTGGCTACCTGAAACTGCTGCCAATGTTTCTCATGGTTTTCCCTGGCATGATCAGCAGGATCCTCTATGCTG ATGTAGTGGCATGTGTGGATCCAGCTGAATGTGATTATTACTGTGGGGCCAGTGTGGGCTGCACCAACATTGCTTATCCCAAACTGGTGGTGGACCTTATGCCTAATG gtCTACGTGGTCTTATGCTGTCTGTGATGCTGGCCTCCCTCATGAGTTCCCTTACCTCCATTTTCAACAGTGCTAGTACACTCTTCACCATGGATATCTACACTAAGATCCGTCGCTCTGCAAGTGAGAGGGAACTCATGATTGCCGGCCG AGTGTTTATCTTGGTCCTGATTGGTGTGAGCATAGCGTGGATCCCTGTGGTGCAGTCAGCCCAGAGCGGTCAGCTCTTTGACTATATCCAGTCCATCACCAGCTACCTGACACCACCTGTGGCTGCCGTCTTCATGCTCGCCATCTTCTGCAAACGTGTGAATGAGTCT GGTGCGTTTTATGGCCTCATGATCGGGTTAGCCATCGGTTTGTCCAGGATGATCGCTGAGTTCGCCTTCGGCACAGGCAGCTGTGTGGCCCCCAGTAACTGTCCTACTATCATATGTGGAGTTCACTATCTCTACTTCTCTATCATCCTGTTCGTCATCTCCTGCATCGTCATCATAGGAATCTCTCTCATGACCAAACCCATCGATGACAAGCAT ttgtaTCGGCTGTGCTGGAGCCTGAGAAACTCCGAAGAGAAGAGGTTTGACCTCGAAGATGATGACTGGAATGAAAATCGAGAGTCCAGTGAAATGGAAATAGATG AATCTGGTGAGGAGCCGGGCCTGTGTAAGAAGGCTCTGATGTGTTTCTGTGGTTTGGAGCAGAAAAACAACGCCCCTCAGCTGAGTGCAGAGGAGCAGGCAGAGCTGCAGAGGAAGCTCACAGACACCACTGAGACACCTCTGTGGAGAAACGTCGTCAACGCCAATGCCATCATCCTTCTGTGTGTGGCTGTTTTCTTCCATGGTTTTTATGGCTGA